The sequence TGAGGTAATTTTGAATCAACCTCAGTTACTCCTCTTAAATCCTATGTGACCTAATCTTCCAGATTAGTCTGCCATGGAGGACCTTGTTAAAGgcgatgacctaacagaggaaagtcacagtggtcaggtcccTGGCACTGAGCCTGTCTCTGTtattcagaagggaagggggagaaaaggCATGCTGTCGTGATAGGGGATTGATtagtaggggaatggacaggaggttctgtgggcaagaatgagattcctggatggtatgttgcctcctggatgCCATGGTCCAGGATTTCtgggattgagtcctcagcattcttaaggggGAGGGTAAACAGgcagaagtcgtggtccatgtagataccaatgacatgggtaggacaagtcTCGAGGTTCTGcagagggagttcagggagttaggtactaagttaagggcaggacctccggggttgtgatctcaggattgctaccacgccacgtgctagtgaggccagaactaggaagattatacagtataACACGTAGCTGAGgcgttggtgtaggagggagggcataagtttttggatcactgggcccACTTCTAGGGAAGTTGGGACCTATACAGATGGGATGGTTggcacttgaaccagaggggactaatatcctagcaggaagctTTGTTAATGCTGTATGTTGGGGGTTTAAACTAGCGTTGCAGGCAGATGGGAACCTAAGTGTCAAAACTGTTAGTGAACAGGTTGTGGGTGCAAATGTTGGTAAGATCTCAgaaaaagttaggaatcaaaaggttgatcaTAGTGCAACTATTGTCCTGAGTtgcttatatttcaatgcaaggagtattgtaggaaaggtgaataatagtgctgaagatgaggtagctgatttacaaacagaggcatgtgtggtgaggagaggctgttgatagggcaaaattgtgcTCAACAGGCTGAGTTGCAAtggaaaaggtggacaaaatcaaaaggggtgaatacaggactgaaggtgttgtatttgaacgcgcgcagtatatggaataaggtggatgagcttgcagcacagttacagattggcaggcatGATTTTGtaagcatcactgaatcatggttgaacGAAGATTATAGCTGGAATCTTATtgtctaaggatacacattgtatcaaaaggacagccaGGAAAGCAGAGGGgctggcattgctctgttggtgaaaCATGAAATTAAATCTTTAGGAAGAGGTGATAATAGGGTCAGAACATGTTGAATCATGGTGGATACAGCTAAggaactgaaagggtaaaaagactctgatgggagttgtatacagacccccaacaAGTATAaggctgtggcctacaaattacaatgagagatagaaaatgcatgcagtgttacaatagtcattggGAACTTCaaaatgcaggttgattgggaaaattaggttggtgttcGATACCAAGAGGAGGATTTCctagagtgcctacgagatggcttcttagagcagctcatggttaagttcactaagggatcagctaatcttgattgggtgctgtgcaatgagccagaattgattagagagcttaaggtaaaagaacccttagaagAAAgtcatcataatatgattgaattcggTCAGAAATTTGAAAAAGAGAAGCTAAATTCAGACGTATCAGTATAACAGTGGAatgaagggaactacagaggcatgagaggggagttggacagaattgattggaaaagaacactggcagataTGAAGACAAagcagcaacggctggaatttctgaaaggaATTCACAAGGCATAGGATATACACTTCCCAAAGTGGAACTATTCTGAAGGAATGATAACACAACCatggttaacaagagaagtcaaagctaacataaatgacacagagagggcatataatagagcaaaaaaaagtgggaagttagcttttaaaaaccaatagaagacaactaaaaatgtCATCAAGACATTAAAAGTGGAATACGAAAGTATAccaaaagaggataccaaatgtttcttcagttacataaagtgtaaaagagatccAAGAGGGtttatcagactgctggaaagtgatgctggagaggcagtaatgggggacaatgaaatagcaAATTAACTGAATAAatactttgtgtcagtcttcactgtggaagacactggcagtatggtggaaggTCCAGGTGTTGGGGTCattaagtgtgtgaagttaccataactagagagaaggttcctaggaaactgaaaggtctgaagggagacaaatcacccggaccagatggtgCACACCCCAGAGAAtcactagaccaggggtgggcaaactttttgacttgtgggccacaaagggttctaaaatttgacaggggggccagaccaggagcagatggacggagtgttttggtaatacacctcataagagaaaataaaatatcatgggatatgtagaaaacatgtgctttaatttcaattgaaaatgaacaaatgcattacaacaaaatatttgtctttgaagtcccatggtatttagctttttattgaaatgacttttaaaacactgaaaattaaatgaataaaatacagcttttttaatagtaacagttattattttaaagcactgaaaattctgttatccttcaagatattatcatcatcactctcctcctgactgtctttatttcaaaaacggtaggagatgcaggtctacttgtcctgctccttcttattcaattgtcccctgtgccaaaactcaacaacgaccagcacaatgacagcgcgccagtatgcggagcacgttatttgatctggagcgcattttttattttgagaacgtacgtgcacctgcgcactactcatgtccatcacttaacagaaatgacatgtaacatgaaaggcttattgaaaaaaatattttcaaatgcattttttacataacacaacaaagaaacttatttttaatttcagtgggaacagtgttgttggtctccctttttagccagcgcatcaaaatctggatttagttttgttgtggcaattctcaggatggatctgaggtgtcggtcagttaacttggatctgtggctggctttgttgatgttcatgacgctgaacgcctgctcacacaaataggtcgagccgaacaaagagtaaagcgcaaatgtggagtaatacgctgcacctcaacaaaggtcaatgtatatagagtgcgtcatctattgggaaaacgccagaattgcgggaaaaaaatgttaacaaggtttattaatataatctcatcaagttctgcaggccggattaaaaagcttaacgggccgcatatggcccgcgggctgtagtttgcccatgcctgcactagactctggaatggttccgaaagactggaaaattgcaaacgtcactccactcttcaagaagagagtgATGCAGAAGATTGTGGTTGGACATTGGTGTCAATCATTACGAATGAGGTGTCAGGGTACTTGGGAGGACAtgtaaaataggccacagtcagcatggtttcctcaagggaaaatcttgactgacaaatctgttggaattctttgaagaaataacaagggagaattggttgatggtgtgtacttggattttcagaaggcctttgacaaggtgcctcacatgaggctgcttaacaagctaagagcccatagtattacatgGAGGAATGCATAGATAAAGAaatggctgaatggcaggaggcaaagagtgggaataaagagagccttttctggtcagCTGCTGGTGACTACTGATCTTCCACAGAGGGCTAGTTTGGGACAGGTTCTTTTtagattatatgtcaatgatttggatgatggaattgatggttttctgCAATGTTTTCAgacaatatgaaaataggtggagggggcaggtagttttgaggaagtagagaggctacagaagggcttTGTCAGATTatgagaacgggcaaagaaatggcagatagaatacagtgttgggaagtatatgctcatgcactttggtagaagaaataaaagtgttgactattttctaaattgagagaaaatacaaaaactgaggtgcagtgcgaagggacttgggagtccttatacaggattctgtaaaggttagtttgcagattgagtctacAGTAAGCAAGATAACTGCGATTTCAGCTTTCACTTCcggaggactaggatataaaagcaaggaattaatgttgaaaatttataaagcatttgtttcacctcacttagagtattgtgagcagttttagggtccttatcttagaaaggatgggctgaaactggaaaggattcaaaggaggttcatgaagatgattcgagaattgaatggcttgacatataaagagcatttggtggctccaggcctgtattcactagaattcaggagtgacctcattgaaacccatcaaatggtgaaagcccttgatagagtggatgtggagaggaggtttcctatggtgggattgtctaggaccagaggacatggcctcagaatagaagggcatcctttttgaactgagttgaggaggaatttctttagccaaagaatggtgaatctgtgggattatttgtcacaggcagctgtggaggccaggtctttatgtatagttaaggcagaggttgatagattctttttcggtcagggcctgaagggatacagggagaaggcaggagattggggctgagaggaaaattggatcagccatgatgaaatggcaaagcagacatgatgagccaaatggcttaaatttgctcctaaatcttatgatcTTATCTCAGAGTTCCAGCCAATTATTTTGATTTTTCCcaaaccacacccccccccacctttctaatTTTCGTTTGTTAATTAGACTGCACTGAAAGCATTTGCATTATTGGGACACTGTTTGTCTCCATCTAATTAAAAGTATTCTCTCAGACTTTTCCATCCTCTCCCTCTTTGCAAAttaaaagcatctttgctttctgAAACATTAGGATCGGTTTCTCggtctattgatgctgcctgacctgctgagtatttctagcactTTTTGTCTTGCATTACCTTCGAGGTTCTTTTGGTCTCTATCAGTCTTCCTTTCCACTGAAATTAATAGACAACTGTTCCTGCATTGGAGAATATTTTTCAGTGTAAATGCTGGATAAGTTCTCTAAGTTATTTTCAGCTACTGACCTCCATGTTGGAGAGCAGCCAGGGAAAGGGAAAACCAATTACAATGGTCTGTAAATTTGTAAGTTCAGTGTTTTAGTCCTGGAATCATGAAGTTATTAGCACTAACATGGAAAAATAATAAACTTCTATGTGAAGAACAACCATGTTCCTGCAAGAGCCTATTTCTTCTCATACATATCACATAGATACTGCTGTGGGTTTGTTCTTGTCAACAGCGTACACGCACCATCAGTCTACAGGACACAGGAACTTgggctatatatattttttgtgtgactgtatgtttactgctatcttatttGTGCTATATGATCTTGTGCAGTGTATGACTGTTGATGCCgaattttgcaccttggccctgcaagaacactgttttgtttggctgtatttgtGGGTATCCATGTAAGGCTGAATGACAATGCAACTTGAACTGAAACTTGAGATACGTTAGCAAGCAGGACAAGATCACCCACTGGAGTACACTTCACTAGAAAGCTCAGTGATAACTTCAAGCAGCACTACCTCTTGTAAGTGTCCAGGTATTGCCCTGGACATTGTATGTGGTCCCTGGGTAATTAGCTGAGATTCAACAGTAATGCTCTTAATTATCCTAAATTCATGAAAATTAATGAACACAATACACATAGAGGATCAAATCCATATAAATTTATATTGAGGGTTTTTGAGGTGGAGACTTTTCACTCTGGAGCAGTTATGCTGATTTCCAATTATATCAGCTGATTGTAATGTTATCAAGACAACAGAAATCAAGGAAGCAAACAGACTGAAAGGTCTGATAAAAATTCATGAAGTTGTATTTTATTTCTTGAGTTCTATACCATGATGAGTTAGAGAGAACTAATTCACAAACATCAAAGTTCATGTCATAAAAAGTTAATTGGCTGAAACATTAACCTGATTCTcactccacagatactgactgtcCTGTTTATCTCCAACATTTATTGGCTTTAATCACAAACTTGAGACAACAGACAATTTCATTGTAATTCAagaacttatttattattttcttctatataatTTACAGAGTAACTTTAAAATAATCATATTTCTCAGTGTGATAGCACTTCTTCATTTTAATAGTATCCATAAATCTTTGTAAGCTCTTCTAGCCAGTACAAGGCAACTTTCTTTATATATCATGAACCTCAATACGAAGTTATATTGTtcagatttaaaaaaattattaaactTAACTTCTGGAACAAATCAAATCCAAGCTGATGCCTGTCATTCCCTGTGTGATTTTTGTAAGATGAGAATGTATTTCTAAATGTGATTGTAGGCAATGGTAGATGTCTTACACTTTGATGATTAGGTTGTCTACGGGATTTGAAGGATGCAGATATTATCAATGAGTGAACAGAAAGGAAACAAACCAGACTGTAGAAAGGACAAAAGTAAATTCTTTCTATCTATAAATGACTGGAATGTTACTCAATTGAAGACTTTGAATCTGAGACATTGAATGCTCAGAGTTCAGCCTTGATTAACACTGTGAATTTTCATATGAATTTTCTCTACATTGATTTTAACATCTAGTGACAGTTCAAGACTCCAACATTGAGATCTGATTGAGAAACAATCCAAGAATGAatccatgaaaatgaataaagTTGGTAAGTGATGAGAATTGGAATGCTATGTTCAATTTCTATGAGATGCTAATGAGGCCTAAACTGGAGTagtgtgtacatttctggtcacctaactgcaAGAAAGGTTTCCATAAGATTAAAAAGAGTacaaaggaaatttacaaggatgttaccaggacttgaggatttgagttatagggaagggtTGAATATGTTGGACTTCATTACATGCAGCACAGGAGAACAAAAAGatttttgatagaggtatacaaaattatgagtggtataaatTGGATTTATGAAGCAGGCTTTttttcactgagattgggtgaaactagaactagaggttatacgCCAAGGATGAAGGTAAAATATTTCAGGGGAATTTGAGAGGGGGCTTCACTCAGAAGCAGGTTAAAATTCAACATTTGAGACaactttggataggtacttggatgggagggttatggagggctattaCCTAGGAGTTGAATGAGactaaaaagaccctgatgggagttatatacaggattCCAATCAGTATCCAgtatgtgggctacaaattacattgggaaatagaaaatgcatgtaagAAAATTGCTGCAATAATCAtgtggaatttcaatatgcaggtagattgggaaaacctgggtggtgctggatcccaagaaagggaatttgtagaacACCTACAagaaggctttttagagcagcttgtgattgagcgaACTAGGTGAacggcaattctggattgggtgctatgtaatgaaccagatttgattagggagcttaagataaaggaacccttgagaggcagtgatcataacatgatagaattcctcctgcagtttgagaaggagaagctaatatCAGATGTATCAGCTCTACAGCGgaagaaagggaattagaggcatgagagaggagctaccCAAAGTTGAGTGGAAGCTGGTTTCGAagaacaattcagaaggcacaggatagatacattgcaacaaagaagtattctaaaggcagaatgaCACAATCGTggatgacaaggaaagtcaaagccaacataaaagtgaAAGTGAGGgattaaaatagagcaaaaattagtgggaagttagaatattgggaagttttaaaaatccGACAGCAGACAACCAAAAAAAGCcgtaaggagggaaaagatgaaatagggaaggtaagctagtcaataacatAGAAAGGATACAAGattatttttcagatatataaagattaaaagaaagatgagagttgatattggaccactggaacatGATGCTGtagaaatgggggacaaagaaatgacaaacAGAACAAATATCAATCTTCACAGCAGAAGACGCTAgtagaatgccagaaatgtgagagtgtcatgggcagaagtgagtgtcattaCTAAGGAAAAGGCTTTTGGGCAGCCAAAAGCTCTGAAGGTAGGCAAGTctgctggaccagatggactatccCCTGGGATCTGAAGGgggtagttgaagagattgtacaggcattaataatgatctttcaagaattgtcagattctgcaatggttccaGAGGTCTGGAAAACTGCAAGTATCAACccactccttaagaagggagggaggctgaagaaacaaaattataggccagtaagcctgacttcagtggttgtgaagatgttggaatcttgcctgactaatctgttagaattctttaaggaaataacaggcaggatagacaaaggagagtccgtggatgttgtttatttggattttcagaaggcctttgagaaggtggtgcaaatgaggctgcttaacaaaatataaGCCtttggttttacaggaaagatgctagcatggaaAGAAGATTTGCTGACTTGCAGGGGGCAAAGAGTGCGAATTACGggcaccttttctggttggctaccagtgattagtggtgttctgcatgggTTGTTGCTGGAACTACTTTTGacactgtatgtcaatgattctgttgaatgaattgatggctttgtggccaagtttgcagacaatatgaagataagtgaaggggcaggtagtgttaaggaagcagggtgtctgctagacagattgagagaataggcaaagtggcagatggaatacagtgcagaaaagtgcatggtcatgcacgttggttGAAGAATAAAatcatggactattttctaaatggggagaaatttcaaaaaccAGAGCTGCACTGCGACTTGGGAGCCATTGTGTAGGCTTCCTtaaattggtggtgaggaagacaagtgcaatgttgacattcattttggTTGAATTAGAATTCAAAAGCAGAGATataatgctgagcttttataagGGATTGATCAGACTGcccttgcagtattgtgagcagttttgggccccttatctcagaaaagatgtgctgacattgaagtggtccagaggaggttcacaaaaatcatCCCAGGAATGAAGCCATTAGCAAATGAGGAGTGTTCATTGACTCTGGGGATGTAGATGAATGTTTAGATGAAGTGGGGAGGATCTCAATGAatcatatcaaatattgaaaagcctagatagattggatgtggagagggtgtttcctgtgatgggggagtccagaaccagtgggcacagactcagaaatcaggaacttccatttagaacagagatgaggatgaggaaaaatttccttagccagatggtggtgaatctgtggaattcattgccatagatggctgggTGTGCCAAGTCATATACTTAAGGCGGAGGATGATaacttcttgattaatcagggagtcaaaggttaaagggcaaaggcagaagaatggggtggagagggataataaatcagccatgatggaatagcgggaCAAACTCAATGGactaaatagcttaattctgctcctatgtcttatggattgGGCAGAATAACAATTTGACATGGGCTAAGTGGGCAAagagtgtgtttctgtgctgtaatgctctatgactcaaTAACTCATGTAGATTATTAAACCTTAAGGTCTAAGGAAAATTAGCTTCTGTTGGACAAGTGAAGAGTTTTAAAAACCAGAATGTGGGAATCTGTCAAAATCAAATTGACTCCTATGAAATCATAATCAACTGTACAATTGGATGAAAAACATTTGTCCATGTTGTAGGTCTACTGAAGGAAACAAGAACTGAATAACTATGGCAAATGGTCCAGAAAGGCAGACCACAGTCAAAATATTGTAAAATTGCGAGGGAGAAGATGCTGGTCCAAGACACCACTGCTACAGACCCAGGGCCATTATCAGTGTCATTGTCAACAGATTGGGATCATCGGTACCAGACCGCAAACCCAGACAATAGTCAATTTAAGTCCAGCATTTTGCTCATTATTTTGAGATTCAATTATTAAGTAGAATTCCACCATTACACCAAGGGTTACAATCACCCTGCAATGGCCTCTGAACAACGTTTGATGAAATCTGCAGAACAAAAATGTACTTGCCTGTAAACAAACTGATCTGTTCAACTAAAAAGCTTTTACTGTTACGACTCCATGTTTTGCTCATTATGCCTTTTAGATCCCAAGTGCTTAAAATCTTTTCATGTGTAAAATAGCAATGCAATAAATGGTTTTCCCCTTTGTTCTACATAATCTGCAGGAATACTTTGTGTATCTACACTGTAATGAGTGGGCTTAATTGAGCAAAAATATTTGTGGCACAAACTTTTTTTCTTAATTAATACCATGTCCCTTCTGACAGTTAAGTTTCAACTTGCATTTCTATGCGATACTAAATGCAACAAAAACATATAGTGGAATAACTACCTTCTATTACAATGCTGTATTATTGAGACCGCACAACACGGCTCACTGTCACTTCTGAAACACCAGAACAAAATACTGTCCACATGCAGTTAAAAAAGataaaataaagaatatacaacaAATAACTGTACTAATTTACACTTTCATCATATATTAACAATAATCGTTTATAAAAGAAGAGAGGAAATATAATCCATTGTCAATTTAGTGCCTTTTCTATATTCAGCTCCATTGAGATAATGTTTGAAAAGTGCCATTAATTCATACTTGTATGTACAAAATTATGGTCATGAATACTGAAATACAAAAGGCCaaagaaggaaaataataattaaaaatgttTTGAATAGTTAAATATATACTATTATCTTCAATGCAGTTTGATCAGCATAATCCCATGTAAAACATTGTTGAAGATCTGGATTTCTGGCTGTTCAGAGGTGCAGAGAACTGGCTCAGTCCCAGGCTCTGTCTCTGTGCACCAGGAGCACAGTTCATGTCTGTCCACAGTCTAAGCAGTTCAAATTCTCTTATCTGCATTGAACCATCAAAAAGTCTCCTATCTGGTTTGGCACCACATCCGTATCAAATCATGGGCGACAGCAGTGAGCAAAATGAAAGTGAAAATGTCCAGACTGTAAGAAAATATCTTTAAAGATAGTCAGGATAGGGACGGTTGTATTTCAACTATTTGGAGCCGGCAAATGGGTTTAGGGCAGCTTGTAATATTAGAATGGAATTTATTTTGAAACAAAATTTTGTCAGAAGGATTTTGTTCCTTTTCTGTAACAATTAAGATTTTTTACAGGTATTCAGTGTTTGGATGACCAGGGTATTCAGCCCAACTCTCCCACCTAAATACTGGCCATGCTCAAACTAAAATGTTGCTCATGCATTAGGGCAGGCTTTGTACAGTGTTTGTTTTCTACAGGTATTTTATCTGATGGCTGTGCTGGAAGTTGGGTGTATTTCCTACTAACTAGGGAGGCTGTAGTTGTTTATCTTATCTCACTGCTTGCTCCAGTCATTCACATTTACTGACATACATTTGCACTGCTTGACTCGCTGGATTTTCTTGTGTCTAAAGGGAGGTTGCAGGTCAGGGCAGTCCAGCTTGACAGTCAGGGTAGTAAATTTCTGTGGTTTACAGAAGGCACAGGACTGGAAAGATTCTTGATCCCTTTTAACATGCCTGGGGATATAGAAGGAGTTGCATTGTCCATAGCAGAACCTGTTGATGACAGTTTGGCTCAGACAACCATCCTCGTTAATAGTTTGCCTGAGGGGCTGGGTTTTACACCAGTCACTCTTCAGGTACTTGCGCTCTGTCACCACTAGTGCCTCTTGGCTAGACGCTAGGACATCGGGTCTCCTGCGCTTCTCTGAGCTGTTGGTATTTCCCTTGTAAAGGGGAGGAATTGCTCCGGGAGGCCGATTTTTTTTCAATTCCACCGCCATCATTAATGTCCCAACCAGGAAAAGGAGGATGATGAACTTCTGATACATCCtacggaaaaaaaaaacagaaagtgaAGCAATGTTCTATACAGTTAAATACCGATTTCATTATCATTCCTTGACTTCTGACACAATAGGTGCATTACTGTCCTTATTTCAAAAGAAAACATAATTATTCCAATCAGACATACCTAGTGCCAGAATCACTTTTTAATGTGATTGAGTGCAACTTATGTATGCCCTAGGTTTCACAATCAGAGAGGTGGGACCACCCCAGACACCAGTTCCAATTCTTCTACTTTATCTTGGTGTTCCACATCTAATGTAGCGGGTCACCTTGATTATGGAGCTAAAACATTGGCCGACTTGAACCTGAGCACCAGCAATTCTGACTTTTCTCCATCTCTGACCTAACCTGGCCAACACTGAACATATACTGTACAGTACAATGCATCCAAGTATACTATTCAGACTTGGTAACATTAGGCTGAATTGAGCTGGATAAAGTATGCACAAATGTATCATTGAAGTATCCAGTTTGATCAGAGCTCACTGGTCTTGGATCATGTTCAAAAGATGAAAAAGAGAACTGAATAGATTGGGTAAGGGGCTTAACAATTTGAAACctagatttaaatttgattacaCTTTCAGGAGCACATTAAATATCTCCACAGATGCCCTTGTTCCTAACGTTAGAGGAGGTCTATACCTCTCAAACTCATCCCCTTCACCAAATCCAACATCTGAGCATGCTAATGCTTATTCTCTAGTTAGCCATCTACCTTTTGGTGGCAAAACATCCCCTCAGCCATCCCTAATAGGAAAAAATGTGAAACATATAACCTTGAGAGCTGAGGAGTCAAGTTCAGGGACTGCTCTATCTACCAGTTTGTTGTCCTCATATAGCAACACCAGTCACCATTAACATGAGTCTTCTCACAACCAGGAGATGGCACTTTTGAGTCCCCAGCTTAATTTTCACCTTTACTG comes from Hypanus sabinus isolate sHypSab1 chromosome 12, sHypSab1.hap1, whole genome shotgun sequence and encodes:
- the LOC132402713 gene encoding gremlin-2-like, yielding MYQKFIILLFLVGTLMMAVELKKNRPPGAIPPLYKGNTNSSEKRRRPDVLASSQEALVVTERKYLKSDWCKTQPLRQTINEDGCLSQTVINRFCYGQCNSFYIPRHVKRDQESFQSCAFCKPQKFTTLTVKLDCPDLQPPFRHKKIQRVKQCKCMSVNVNDWSKQ